A stretch of the Manduca sexta isolate Smith_Timp_Sample1 unplaced genomic scaffold, JHU_Msex_v1.0 HiC_scaffold_448, whole genome shotgun sequence genome encodes the following:
- the LOC119193368 gene encoding trypsin, alkaline A-like, translated as MRLFLALLALGFAAVAAVPANPQRIVGGSTTTIQQYPTIVALLYSRNGNTFFQTCGGIILNNRNILTAAHCPYRDVINRWRVRSGSTYANSGGVVHNFNGLMIYPNFNRRTLDNDIAIMRTASNIAFNNAAQPARIAGANYKLGDNQVVWAAGWGAIRSDGPSSEQLRHVQVWTVNQATCRSRYASIGRTITDNMLCSGWLDVGGRDQCYGDSGGPLYHNGVVVGVCSWGHECALPHFPGVNVRVSRFANWIRNNA; from the exons CTGTCCCAGCAAACCCTCAGAGGATCGTGGGTGGTTCTACTACCACTATTCAGCAGTATCCCACTATTGTTGCTCTGCTGTACTCCAGGAATGGAAACACTTTCTTCCAAACTTGCGGTGGTATCATTCTCAATAACAGAAATATCCTCACTGCTGCTCACTGCCccta CCGAGACGTAATCAACAGATGGCGTGTTCGATCTGGTTCGACTTACGCGAACAGCGGCGGTGTCGTTCACAACTTCAACGGCCTAATGATCTACCCTAACTTCAACCGAAGAACTCTTGACAACGACATCGCTATTATGCGCACCGCTAGCAACATTGCCTTCAACAACGCCGCACAGCCCGCCAGAATCGCTGGCGCCAACTACAAGCTCGGTGACAACCAAGTTGTCTGGGCTGCCGGATGGGGTGCCATCAGG AGTGATGGTCCTTCATCGGAACAGCTGCGCCACGTTCAGGTTTGGACTGTGAACCAGGCCACGTGCAGGTCTCGCTACGCCAGTATTGGCCGTACCATCACCGACAACATGTTGTGCTCTGGCTGGCTCGACGTCGGCGGTCGCGACCAGTGCTATGGTGATTCCGGCGGTCCTCTATACCACAACGGTGTTGTCGTTGGAGTGTGCTCCTGGGGCCACGAATGCGCTTTGCCTCACTTCCCTGGTGTCAACGTTCGTGTCTCACGCTTCGCTAATTGGATCAGGAACAACGCCTAA